TGCGAAGCAATCTGTCCGATGCCGCTCCGGCCCATTTTGCTCTTCACTATTCGACGACATGTATTTTTCGAACTTCATCCAGAATCACACCACGGCACCGCTGGGCTTTCTCGTCCCCTCCCTCTTTGTAAGGAGGCCCTTGCAGTGATTTTGAAAACGCGCGTGAAACCTGTTAAACTTATGTTATTATTTTAGAATTCATGGCAGGATATTGGTGGAAATTTGTTAAACAATGAGAGTGTAATGAAAACATTGCTATTGAATCCTCCTTCCTTCGAAAACTTCGATGGGGGCGCGGGCTCGCGTTGGCCGGCGAGACGTGAAATTACCTCATTCTGGTACCCGGTCTGGTTATCTTATCCGGCCGGTATGCTCAAAGGAAGCAAGTTGCTCGATGCACCTTCACATGGTGTTACCCCCGAGGAGACCGTAGAAATGTCTGCGGCTTATGATTTTGTTGTTGTATTTACAAGCACACCGGGTTTTAAGAACGACGTAGTTCTGGCTGAACGGATCAAGGCTGTCAAGCCCGGCATGAAAATAGCGTTTGTCGGGCCACACGTGAGCGTGCTGCCCGAGGAGAGCCTCAAAGCGTCGTCGGCGATAGATTTTGTGGCGAGGAGAGAATTCGAATACTCTGTAGTGGAGTTCGCCAGCGGCAAGGGCCTAGACGACATCAAAGGGGTCAGCTTTCGAAAAGAGGGGCAATTCATACACAATCCGGACCGCGAACCGCTGACTGACCTGGATTCACTCCCGTTTGCCGTTGAGGTTTACAAGCGCGATCTTGACATAACAAAATATAATGTTCCGTTCTTATTGTATCCTTATATTGCCTTTTATTCGTCCCGCGGCTGCCCAGCGAAATGCAGTTTTTGTTTGTGGCCTCAAACGTTCAGCGGGCATCGCTGGCGCACGCGCAGCAGCGATAACGTGGCAGAGGAGGTTCGCCGCGCACGCGAACTTTTTCCTGATGTAAAGGAAATATTTTTTGACGATGACACGTTTTCCTGGGGTAAGCGGCGTGTGCTCGATTTATGCGAGAAACTGAAGCCGATAAATTTTACCTGGTCCTGCACTTCACGCGTCCATACTGACTATGAAACGCTAAAGGCTATGCGCGAAGCGGGCTGCCGGCTCCTAATAGTCGGGTTCGAGTCAGGCGATCCAACGATTCTTCAGAATGTCTGCAAAGGAGCGTCCCCCGAACAGGCAAAGGTGTTCATGAAGAACTGCAAGAAGCTCGGAATCCTCGTTCATGGGGATTTCATCATAGGCCTTCCGGGGGAAACCCGGGAGACCATCGAAGAGACCATGAGATTTGCTCAGGAACTCGACTGCGAAACAATCCAGGTCTCTATTGCTCATGCTTTTCCCGGCACCGCAGTACATGATTACATGCGTAACCATGGCTATCTGACGGACGACGACATGTTCGATGAATTGGGGCACCAACTGGCCAACATCCGGTATCCAGGCCTGACGCGGCACGAAATCGTTGATGCAGTCGAACGCTTTTATGGGCGCTACTACTTCAGGCCCAGGATCATTCTGAGGATTATTCGCAGGGCCGTGTTTGACAGAAACGAGCGCATTCGCTTATACAGAGAAGCCAGAGAATACCTCAACCTTCGGGCCAAAAGGAAAAAGTTTGTAAAAGACGCTTCCGCGACCCAGAGGAATGCCATGTTTTAAAGATATCTGAAAAAAGCCATTTCTGTAATTGATACAGCTGGGGACGGATGTAGCGTGGAACAATAGTCGGGCATTTGAGTTTGGCATGCCCTTTGGAACGGTTGAAGAATGAATTGGGGGTGATATAGCCAGATCGCAAGCCAGAGCCCGGAGATGAAACGATCAAGAAAAAAATTTTGTCACTCCTCTTCCGAAGAAGGGATTGAAAAGGATCGGGGAAACCCGGAACCGCTCCAAGAGGATTTACCTTCCAGTTGCATAAAACGATCTTGTTCGGGAAGGCAGGTATGGTGAGAAGCCTTGTATCGCGATACCTTTGATGGCTGCCGACTGCCGCTGTATGCTCAATGCGGGAGGTCACTTACGCTGAAGTCATCGAAGTGCCTCATTGTCGGAATAGCGTCGCCTGTACAGGGCTTCGATCCATGCCTGCCTTGCCATCGTTTGCAACGTTAGGATTTACTATCGTAACAAGAGCGGTAAATATTTTTATGTATCCCGTCCACTCAAATATCGCCCGCACATCGTCGCTCACCAGCATCGCTTGTACAACTTTGTGGCACTCCTGCTCGGCGTCCTTAGGTATATTCTATATGGTATCGTGGTTGCATGTAGGATGACATAAAATGGGAACTGTGAGTAGAACGGACCGAGCGGCAGATATCAAATCAGTATTGCTGATCACCTTGTGCTTGAACATCCTTGTCTCATCAGCCAAGGTCACTTACGGCTATTGGACCCACTCCATCGCGATAATATCCGACGGCTTTCATTCCCTGTTTGATGGAATCTCCAATATCGCAGGCCTGATCGGAATACGTATCGCAGCCAGTCCACCAGATGAAGAACATCCCTACGGTCACCGGAAATATGAGACGGTATTTACTATATTTGTCGGGCTCATGATGATTCTGACCTGCACGGAGATACTGAAAGGGGCGTACAGGTCGTTGTCCGGGAGCTCCGAAGTCCGGGTAACCACGGCGAGCTTCATCGTCATGATCGCGACGATGTGTGTAAATATTTTTGTCTCGTGGTATGAGGGCCGGAAAGGGAAACAATTGAGCAGTGAGTTTCTCATCGCTGACGCCCGGCATACCAGGAACGATATTTATTCAACGTGTGGGGTGATAGCCAGCCTTATTTTGACAGAGCTGGGGTTCCCACTGGCCGACCCGCTAGCGGGAATTATTGTTGGTCTCCTTGTTGCGAAAGCAGGTATCAGCGTTATCAGAGAATCCATAGAAACACTCGTTGATAGAAAGGCGACCGATACGATCACTATAAGGAATGTCGTCTGCACTGTAGACGGTGTTAGGGATTGCCATAAGATTAGGGCGAGGGGTAACCAAAACCACATCTTTATTGATCTCCACGTGCTTGTCGATCCATCCCTCTCCGTCGAGAAGGGGCATGTAATCGCAAGTTCGGTCGAGTATGCACTGAAGAATAATATTTCAAATGTTGTCGATGTTGTTGTCCATGTCGAACCATTTCCCAAGGTTTCCCAGGATAAATAATCCCACAAGAATCGTGCGCCTTACGCGGTATCCACAGGCAATCACCGTATTTCTTCCAAATGGCGCCCTAAGGATTCCAGAGATACATGAACTGTACGCCGGAAAAGAGCGTGAGATCTTCTCCATTCATCGAGATAAGATTGATCACCTGCCGACCCTGCACAGGCGTTTCGGGGTATTCTGAATAGATATTCGATGTGAAGGTCTTGGGACGGACGTAGGTAACTACCCTGGCATTTTCGGTATGGAGCGCCTTCTTCATCGCGTGAATCGTCTCATCGAGATAGGCCGTCTCGTCTATGAGTCTGGCCTTGAGGGCGTCATCCGCCGTTACTATGCGACCGTCAGCAAGAGATCTTACTTCCTCTTCGGTGAGGACTTTCTGTCGGCCCAGGTAAACCACTCCGAGGAAGCGGGCGTAAAGTCTGTCAACGATCTCCTGAAGCATCTTTTTCTCCTCGGCGCTGCTCGGACGGAACGGTGTCCAGGCGTCCTTTTTCGGACCTGACTTGTACGTCTCGTCGGAAATCCCGATCTTGGAAAAGAGACCCTCCATGTTCAATTTTACGGCGATGACGCCTATACTGCCGGTAATGGCGGTGGGACTCGCAATGATGCGGTCTGCTGCCGAGGCAACGTAATATCCCCCTGAGGCGCCGAGTTCCATGATGTAGGCGTAAACGGGTATCTTCCTTTTATCCTTGAAGCTCATGATCTCGTGGTAGATGGTATCGCTTGCGGCTACGGTGCCGCCGGGAGAATTAATCCTTACGATTAGGCCGGCTATTTCAGGATCAGCCTCTGCCTTCAGAAGCGCCTCTCTGAAAAAGGCGACCTTCGAGGGTCCCCTCCTGGAAATCAGGCTCTCCCTTTCATCCTTGAAAGAGATCACCCCATCCAGATCGATAAGGAGCACCTTGGGCCTGCCTTCACCTTCGAGAACCTTTTCCTCAAGGGGTTCTGTCTTGGGCAGAAGGGATATATTAAGCCCGGCGCATCCCGAAAAAAGCACAAAAAACAAAGTAACGAGAATAGCGTTCCTCATGACTTGGCTCCTTGCGAAAAGAACTGAGATATATCTAAGGAGATTATATCAAAGAATGATGAGGGAAAGACGGGCGCAGAGATCAGTCGCATTTCTAGCGCTGAAGGCATCGAGGAGGAAAAGCACGCGGTGTGCCGTCCAGAGAAAAAGATTCGGGTGTATGAAGTGCGCCTTCTGTCTCGACTCCTGCAACGCTCTCTGAGATCACAGGAAAGCCAGTGCCCGCATCTCTTCCCTGAGATAAGGGGTCACACCCTTTGCGCAGGTGATGAGGATTCTGCTCTCCTTCAGGCCGTTGATATCCTTCAGCACGGATTAGGGTTCTGCAAGCACTATGTAATCCGCATCTGCAATCGAAACGATATCCTTATCCACATGTCCCGGGACTTCCGGGAGTATCACCCTGCTTCTCCCCGCAGAGCCTTTTTTCAGATGCTCCGGAATTCCTCTTTTCCAGGCGTGGCCAATTCCTGCCAGCACCACTACGGTGCGATCGGCATTCTTGTTGAGGTAGTCCTCGAGATGGAAGGCCATAGATCTATCCCAGACCATCTGTGCCTCGCAGAAATAGAGAAATGAACTGTCCTGAGCATGTCTCCTGTATGCTTTTCTGATGAAATCCATATATGCAGGATCGACGTTGCAGCTTATGCCCTGGGGCAGTTGACTCTTCTCCGCGGGAGTGAGGGAGGCGAAGCCCCTTTGAGAGACCTTCCGTATGATCTCATCGGGGACATTCAGTGCGGCCATGGGTATGGTATGCTCTCGGGCATAAAGAAAGATGTCACGGTAAAGCGGCCAAGGGAGCCTCCAGTTGTCGTAATAGGCATCGAGGAAGCGATCTAGGCCCAGTCTGCCCGATGTCCATCGGTCAAGAATCTTCTGGCTCCCTGTCATAAACATCTCAAGGCCGATGGCAAGCGGAATGTCTGCTTCATGGAGCGCCTGTATGATCTCCAGCTGTATTGCGTGGTCCCTCATACTGTCGTGAGATTCCCCTACAAAGACAAAATTTGCGCCCCTAATCTCCCTGATCATCTGTCCGAAGCTGATCACGCGTCCGTCGCTCACCCTCAGGACAGAGCCTGAGGCAGCGCAGGTCGGTGAAAGAAGAAGGCAGAAGGAGAGCGCGACTGCAGATATCAAAGATATCAACCATCTCTGCCAGGCTCGATCGGTTCTCATGCTGCGGCCCTCTCTCAATGATACACTGCTGGACATTTCTGATGTTCAATTACATTGTAGCGTTTCCTCGGGTACAGTCAAGCTTCGGGCGGTGACGACCAGGGAGTGACGGTCGTGTCGGGTTCTCTACGACAGAAGAAGTCAAGGGTCTCCTATGGGTTTATGAAGAGTATCCATTTCTTCATGGATTGTAGTATCTCTTCTTTTTCGGGAGATATTCCTGCTCAACAAAACCGCCATAGTCGTGGGGATATTTATAACCCTTTCCGTGGCCGAGCTTTTCTGCGCCCCGATAGTGGCTGTCTTTGAGATGATCGGGCACCTCGAGGGTCTCTTCGTTCTTGACGTCCTCAGTCGCCGCCTCTATCGCCCTGTAAGACGCGTTGCTCTTCGGCGCAGTGCAGACGTAGAGGGTCGCCTGGGCAAGGGGGATACGGGCCTCAGGCATTCCGATGAACTCAACCGCCCTCAGTGCTGAGGTGGCAACTACGAGTGCCATGGGGTCTGCATTCCCCACGTCCTCTGACGCACATATAACGATCCGTCGCGCAATGAATCTCGGGTCTTCTCCGGCGTAAAGCATCTTTGCGAGATAATAGACTGCCGCATCGGGGTCCGATCCCCGCATGCTCTTGATAAAGGCAGAGATCGTGTCGTAGTGCTGGTCACCTTTCTTGTCATAGAGAACGGCCTTTTTCTGGATCGATTCCTCGGCTATCGGCAGGCTTATTCTGATAATTCCCCTTTCATCGGGTGCGGTCGTGAGAGCAGCTATCTCAAGCGATGAAAGGGCCTTTCTCCCGTCGCCGTCGGACATCTTCGAGATATGCCGTAGCGCCTCTTCGTCAGCCTCGATCCTGAGTTTCCCGAGACCCCTCTCATTGTCACGGAGGGCCCTGTCGAGGATCCCGAGGAGATCTTCTTGAGAGAGAGGCTTCAGTTCGAATACCTGGCTCCGCGAG
This genomic window from Thermodesulfovibrionales bacterium contains:
- the hpnJ gene encoding hopanoid biosynthesis associated radical SAM protein HpnJ, with the protein product MKTLLLNPPSFENFDGGAGSRWPARREITSFWYPVWLSYPAGMLKGSKLLDAPSHGVTPEETVEMSAAYDFVVVFTSTPGFKNDVVLAERIKAVKPGMKIAFVGPHVSVLPEESLKASSAIDFVARREFEYSVVEFASGKGLDDIKGVSFRKEGQFIHNPDREPLTDLDSLPFAVEVYKRDLDITKYNVPFLLYPYIAFYSSRGCPAKCSFCLWPQTFSGHRWRTRSSDNVAEEVRRARELFPDVKEIFFDDDTFSWGKRRVLDLCEKLKPINFTWSCTSRVHTDYETLKAMREAGCRLLIVGFESGDPTILQNVCKGASPEQAKVFMKNCKKLGILVHGDFIIGLPGETRETIEETMRFAQELDCETIQVSIAHAFPGTAVHDYMRNHGYLTDDDMFDELGHQLANIRYPGLTRHEIVDAVERFYGRYYFRPRIILRIIRRAVFDRNERIRLYREAREYLNLRAKRKKFVKDASATQRNAMF
- a CDS encoding cation diffusion facilitator family transporter translates to MGTVSRTDRAADIKSVLLITLCLNILVSSAKVTYGYWTHSIAIISDGFHSLFDGISNIAGLIGIRIAASPPDEEHPYGHRKYETVFTIFVGLMMILTCTEILKGAYRSLSGSSEVRVTTASFIVMIATMCVNIFVSWYEGRKGKQLSSEFLIADARHTRNDIYSTCGVIASLILTELGFPLADPLAGIIVGLLVAKAGISVIRESIETLVDRKATDTITIRNVVCTVDGVRDCHKIRARGNQNHIFIDLHVLVDPSLSVEKGHVIASSVEYALKNNISNVVDVVVHVEPFPKVSQDK
- the sppA gene encoding signal peptide peptidase SppA, which codes for MRNAILVTLFFVLFSGCAGLNISLLPKTEPLEEKVLEGEGRPKVLLIDLDGVISFKDERESLISRRGPSKVAFFREALLKAEADPEIAGLIVRINSPGGTVAASDTIYHEIMSFKDKRKIPVYAYIMELGASGGYYVASAADRIIASPTAITGSIGVIAVKLNMEGLFSKIGISDETYKSGPKKDAWTPFRPSSAEEKKMLQEIVDRLYARFLGVVYLGRQKVLTEEEVRSLADGRIVTADDALKARLIDETAYLDETIHAMKKALHTENARVVTYVRPKTFTSNIYSEYPETPVQGRQVINLISMNGEDLTLFSGVQFMYLWNP
- a CDS encoding ChaN family lipoprotein — translated: MRTDRAWQRWLISLISAVALSFCLLLSPTCAASGSVLRVSDGRVISFGQMIREIRGANFVFVGESHDSMRDHAIQLEIIQALHEADIPLAIGLEMFMTGSQKILDRWTSGRLGLDRFLDAYYDNWRLPWPLYRDIFLYAREHTIPMAALNVPDEIIRKVSQRGFASLTPAEKSQLPQGISCNVDPAYMDFIRKAYRRHAQDSSFLYFCEAQMVWDRSMAFHLEDYLNKNADRTVVVLAGIGHAWKRGIPEHLKKGSAGRSRVILPEVPGHVDKDIVSIADADYIVLAEP
- a CDS encoding replication-associated recombination protein A — translated: MDLFHDENLHEPLAYRMCPRNLDEYAGQGHILGEGKLLRRAIEADRITSIILYGPPGTGKTALARVIAAKTNARFEWLNAATAGLDDLRKVIQNARAHLGRGTRTILFLDEIHRFNKLQQDALLPDVEEGNITLIAATVENPFFYVNSALLSRSQVFELKPLSQEDLLGILDRALRDNERGLGKLRIEADEEALRHISKMSDGDGRKALSSLEIAALTTAPDERGIIRISLPIAEESIQKKAVLYDKKGDQHYDTISAFIKSMRGSDPDAAVYYLAKMLYAGEDPRFIARRIVICASEDVGNADPMALVVATSALRAVEFIGMPEARIPLAQATLYVCTAPKSNASYRAIEAATEDVKNEETLEVPDHLKDSHYRGAEKLGHGKGYKYPHDYGGFVEQEYLPKKKRYYNP